One Corvus moneduloides isolate bCorMon1 chromosome 21, bCorMon1.pri, whole genome shotgun sequence DNA window includes the following coding sequences:
- the SLC2A6 gene encoding solute carrier family 2, facilitated glucose transporter member 6 translates to MERSDREPLVRKTSSSYHTFPESTARRLDREYLRSLHNKRLYLAVFAAVLGNFSFGFALVYPSPVIPALEAHPNPALRLDQHTAPWFGSVFTLGAAAGGLSTMLLNDCLGRKLSIMFSALPSALGYALLAGAQGLWMLLLGRLLTGYAGGVTSASIPVYISEISHPGVRGMLGACPQLMAVLGSLVLYALGLVLDWRWLAVAGEVPVLAMVLLLCFMPNSPRFLLSQGKEDEALGSLCWLRGEDTDYAREYEQIKDSVRKQSRRVSCAELKDPFLYKPILIAAGMRFLQQLSGVTCILVYLQPIFKKTSVILKPEYDAALVGLVRLSSVAIAAVSMDKAGRKILLFVSAGVMLVSNLTMGLYIHFVPASHNGTMANTTLVSSANLPAEPTNYITLIPLLAIMFFIMGYAMGWGPITWLLMSEILPLKARGVASGLCVVVSWLTAFTLTQFFLPAVNAFGLEVPFLFFAVISAGNILFTGCCVPETKGRSLEQIEAFFRTGRRSFLR, encoded by the exons ATGGAGCGCAGTGACCGCGAGCCCCTCGTCAGGAAAACGAGCTCCTCGTACCACACCTTCCCCGAGAGCACTGCCAGGAGGCTCGACAGGGAGTACCTGAG GAGCCTCCACAACAAGCGGCTCTACCTGGCTGTGTTTGCCGCTGTCCTGGGCAACTTCAGCTTCGGCTTCGCCCTGGTTTATCCCTCCCCCGtcatccctgccctggaggcTCATCCCAACCCTGCGCTGAGGCTGGACCAGCACACAGCGCCCTGGTTCGGG TCGGTGTTCACGCTGGGAGCTGCGGCGGGCGGGCTCAGCACGATGCTGCTCAACGACTGCCTGGGCCGCAAGCTGAGCATCATGTTCTCGGCTCTGCCCTCGGCGCTGGGATACGCGCTGCTGGCCGGAGCCCAGGGCctctggatgctgctgctgggccgGCTGCTGACGGGCTACGCCGGCGGAGTGACCTCCGCCTCCATCCCG GTTTACATCTCGGAGATCTCCCACCCGGGGGTCAGGGGGATGCTGGGTGCCTGTCCCCAGctcatggcagtgctgggctccctCGTCCTGTACGCACTGG ggctggtcCTGGACTGGCGCTGGCTGGCTGTGGCCGGGGAGGTGCCGGTGCTTGCCATggtcctcctgctctgcttcatgcCCAACTCGCCCCGgttcctgctctcccaggggAAGGAGGATGAAGCCCTGggctccctgtgctggctgcGGGGTGAGGACACAGATTATGCCCGGGAGTACGAGCAGATCAAGGACAGCGTGAGGAAGCAG AGCCGTCGGGtttcctgtgctgagctcaAGGACCCCTTCCTTTACAAGCCCATCCTGATCGCGGCGGGAATGaggttcctgcagcagctctcgGGGGTCACCTGCATCCTCGTGTACCTGCAGCCAATATTCAAGAAAACATCGGTCATCCTG AAACCAGAGTACGACGCAGCTCTGGTTGGCCTGGTGCGTCTGTCCTCGGTGGCCATCGCTGCTGTGTCGATGGATAAAGCTGGGAGGAAGATCCTCCTTTTTGTATCAG CTGGTGTCATGTTGGTCTCCAACCTGACCATGGGGCTCTACATCCACTTCGTGCCAGCTTCTCACAATGGCACCATGGCCAACACGACCCTGGTGAGCTCTGCCAACCTCCCTGCTGAGCCGACAAACTACATCACCCTCATCCCCCTCCTGGCAATCATGTTCTTCATCATGG GTTATGCCATGGGCTGGGGCCCCATCACTTGGCTGCTGATGTCAGAGATCCTCCCTCTCAAAGCCCGTGGGGTGGCCTCGGGCCTCTGTGTGGTCGTGAGCTGGCTGACAGCCTTCACCCTGACCCAGTTCTTCCTCCCAGCCGTG AATGCCTTCGGCCTCGAGGTGCCCTTCCTGTTCTTCGCCGTCATCAGTGCTGGGAACATCTTATTCACAGGCTGCTGTGTCCCTGAAACCAAAGGCAGGTCCCTGGAGCAGATCGAGGCCTTTTTCAGGACTGGCCGGAGGTCGTTCCTGAGGTAG
- the CACFD1 gene encoding calcium channel flower homolog, whose product MSSQDEQFPAAAPEPAAASAEEGMTWWYRWLCRIAGVIGGMSCAFAGLWNCVTINPLNIAAGVWMMLNAFILFLCEAPFCCQFIEFANAVSARADRLRAWQKAAFYCGMAVFPVMLSLTLTTLFGNAIAFATGVLYGLSALGKKGDAISYARIHQQQKQMDEEKLTGTLEGQAL is encoded by the exons ATGAGCTCGCAGGATGAGcagttcccagcagcagcccccgaGCCAGCGGCTGCCTCCGCCGAGGAGGGCATGACCTGGTGGTACAGGTGGCTCTGCAGGATTGCCGGGGTCATCGGGGGCATGT cctGTGCCTTTGCTGGTCTCTGGAACTGTGTCACCATCAACCCCCTGAACATTGCAGCCGGTGTGTGGATGAT GCTCAACGCCTTCATCCTGTTCCTGTGTGAGGCCCCTTTCTGCTGCCAGTTCATCGAGTTCGCCAACGCCGTGTCCGCGAGGGCCGACAGGCTGCGGGCCTGGCAGAAAGCAGCTTTCTACTGCGG GATGGCCGTGTTCCCCGTCATGCTCAGCCTGACGCTGACCACGCTCTTCGGCAACGCCATCGCCTTCGCCACCGGGGTGCTCTACGGCCTGTCAGCCCTTGGAAAGAA GGGAGATGCCATTTCCTACGCCCGCAtccaccagcagcagaagcagatggATGAAGAGAAGCTCACGGGGACCCTGGAGGGACAGGCTCTCTGA